Proteins encoded within one genomic window of Herpetosiphonaceae bacterium:
- a CDS encoding dipeptide ABC transporter ATP-binding protein, which yields MSNAQQNGDTLLDVRDLKMYFPITRGIVFQRQVGAVKAVDGISMTIKRGETLGLVGESGCGKSTAGRAILQLYKPTAGEVIFNGRDLTKLNSNEMRRTRRDVQMIFQDPYASLNPRMTVGDIVGEPIRVHGLRKGSKAVRDRVQELLQLVGLNPYFVNRYPHEFSGGQRQRIGIARALAVEPDFVVCDEPVSALDVSIQAQVINLLEDLQDQLGLTYLFIAHGLSVVKHISDRVAVMYLGRIVELADSVELYRQPLHPYTQALLSAVPIPDPVIEKKRQRIILQGDVPSPINPPPGCRFHTRCPIAIDKCRVEDPPFVDYGGGHFAACWRAREVNELLPNQAAEADVAHKTGAPVA from the coding sequence ATGAGCAACGCGCAACAGAATGGCGACACGCTGCTCGACGTGCGTGACCTGAAAATGTACTTCCCGATCACGCGCGGCATCGTTTTCCAGCGTCAGGTTGGAGCCGTCAAAGCGGTTGACGGTATCAGTATGACGATCAAGCGCGGCGAGACGCTGGGCTTGGTGGGCGAGTCCGGCTGCGGCAAGTCTACCGCCGGTCGCGCAATTCTGCAACTGTACAAGCCCACCGCAGGCGAAGTGATTTTCAACGGTCGTGACCTGACGAAGCTCAACAGCAACGAGATGCGCCGCACCCGGCGCGATGTGCAGATGATCTTCCAAGATCCGTACGCCTCGTTGAATCCGCGCATGACGGTCGGCGACATCGTCGGCGAGCCGATCCGAGTGCATGGCCTGCGCAAGGGCTCCAAAGCGGTCCGCGATCGGGTCCAGGAGCTGCTGCAACTGGTTGGCCTCAATCCCTATTTCGTCAACCGCTACCCGCACGAGTTCTCCGGCGGCCAGCGTCAGCGCATCGGCATTGCCCGCGCGCTCGCGGTCGAGCCCGATTTCGTGGTCTGCGACGAGCCGGTGTCGGCGCTCGACGTGTCGATCCAGGCGCAGGTGATCAACCTGCTGGAAGACCTGCAAGATCAGCTCGGACTGACCTACCTGTTCATCGCGCACGGCCTGAGCGTAGTGAAGCACATCAGCGACCGCGTGGCGGTGATGTACCTGGGCCGGATCGTCGAGCTGGCCGATAGCGTCGAGCTGTATCGCCAGCCGCTCCATCCGTACACCCAGGCGCTTCTGTCGGCAGTGCCGATCCCCGATCCGGTGATCGAGAAGAAACGCCAGCGCATTATTTTGCAGGGCGACGTGCCCAGCCCGATCAATCCGCCGCCAGGCTGCCGCTTCCATACGCGCTGCCCGATCGCGATCGACAAGTGCCGCGTCGAAGATCCGCCGTTTGTCGATTACGGCGGCGGGCACTTTGCCGCCTGCTGGCGCGCGCGCGAGGTCAATGAGCTGCTGCCGAACCAGGCGGCGGAGGCCGATGTGGCGCATAAGACCGGCGCGCCGGTGGCGTAG
- a CDS encoding ABC transporter ATP-binding protein codes for MPPLLEVKDLRTHFYTQDGVVKAVDGVSFYVDKGETLGIVGESGSGKSVTSLSIMRLIPTPPGKIAGGQILFDGDDLLKYSEDEMRHIRGKDIAMIFQDPMTSLNPVLTIGRQITESLELHMKMTGKEARNRAAELLAMVGIPSPEKRLDDYPHQFSGGMRQRVMIAMALSCNPQLLIADEPTTALDVTIQAQILELIGKLQEELGMAVIIITHDLGVVAGMADRVNVMYAGRLIEEGPTEQIFADPRMPYTIGLLQSIPRLDEQRGHKLDPIRGLPPDLINLPPVCPFSPRCDYVQDACYQQVPPLRPVAANQRAACLFDIHAPWLGGQNGEGAAQVRRQTVEEAT; via the coding sequence ATGCCACCTCTTTTGGAAGTAAAAGACCTGCGCACGCACTTCTACACGCAAGACGGCGTTGTAAAGGCGGTGGACGGCGTATCGTTCTACGTCGATAAGGGCGAGACGCTGGGGATCGTCGGCGAGTCCGGGTCGGGCAAGTCGGTGACATCGCTGTCGATCATGCGGCTGATCCCAACCCCGCCCGGCAAGATCGCGGGTGGGCAGATCTTGTTCGACGGCGACGATCTGCTCAAGTACTCTGAGGATGAGATGCGGCACATTCGCGGTAAAGATATCGCGATGATCTTTCAGGACCCAATGACCTCGCTCAATCCGGTGCTGACGATTGGCCGCCAGATCACCGAGTCGCTGGAGCTGCACATGAAGATGACCGGCAAGGAGGCGCGCAATCGCGCCGCCGAGTTGCTGGCGATGGTCGGTATTCCGTCGCCGGAGAAGCGCCTTGACGATTATCCGCACCAGTTTTCGGGCGGTATGCGCCAGCGCGTGATGATCGCGATGGCGCTCTCGTGCAATCCGCAACTGCTGATCGCCGACGAGCCGACGACCGCGCTGGATGTGACGATCCAGGCGCAGATTCTGGAGCTGATCGGCAAGCTGCAAGAAGAGCTGGGCATGGCGGTGATCATCATCACGCACGACCTGGGCGTGGTCGCGGGCATGGCCGACCGGGTCAATGTGATGTACGCCGGGCGGCTGATCGAGGAAGGCCCGACCGAGCAGATCTTTGCCGATCCGCGCATGCCCTACACGATCGGCCTGCTTCAGTCGATTCCGCGCCTGGATGAGCAGCGCGGCCATAAGCTCGATCCGATCCGTGGCCTGCCGCCGGACCTGATCAACCTGCCGCCGGTCTGTCCGTTCTCGCCGCGCTGCGACTATGTGCAGGATGCCTGCTACCAGCAGGTGCCGCCGCTGCGTCCGGTCGCCGCCAATCAGCGGGCTGCCTGCCTGTTCGATATTCACGCTCCCTGGCTCGGCGGGCAAAACGGCGAGGGCGCGGCCCAGGTTCGACGCCAGACGGTTGAAGAAGCAACCTAA